One window of Microtus pennsylvanicus isolate mMicPen1 chromosome X, mMicPen1.hap1, whole genome shotgun sequence genomic DNA carries:
- the LOC142840436 gene encoding melanoma-associated antigen B4-like produces the protein MPRGQKSKARAREKRRALKDAQAKEAEKAQSRDGSDQASGDAKPSTSTADFPQQSESSAPSSTASQGVTHGRSDNGDQGQGDGNERPPGALLSTRSMQMDVMTRKTGMLMEYMLYKYKVQQPLKRGEMLKVINKRFKEHFTEILKKASYRLDVVFGLELKEILPHGQAYELVSKLDFEDDGSRSNELGVPTRGILIALLSVIYLNNYCAAEEDVWYFLNALGVYDGIMHVFFGDIRKLITEQLVREEYLVYRQVPNSDPPSYQFLWGRRAYAETCQIKVMEFLAKISEALPGVCLSHYEQALIEEEEKAQAAAAAKSGTKGKAKGRTKTKLSHPTHK, from the coding sequence ATGCCAAGGGGACAGAAGAGTAAGGCGCGTGCTCGTGAGAAACGGCGGGCGCTCAAGGATGCTCAagcaaaggaggcagagaaagcacagtCACGTGATGGCTCTGATCAAGCTTCAGGAGATGCTAAGCCAAGCACTTCTACTGCTGACTTCCCACAGCAGTCTGAAAGCTCAGCACCCAGCAGCACTGCTAGCCAGGGAGTGACCCATGGAAGGTCTGATAATGGTGACCAGGGCCAAGGGGATGGAAATGAGCGTCCCCCCGGGGCTCTACTCTCCACTAGAAGCATGCAGATGGATGTTATGACAAGGAAGACGGGAATGCTGATGGAGTACATGCTCTACAAATACAAAGTGCAGCAGCCCCTGAAGAGGGGAGAGATGCTCAAAGTTATCAACAAAAGGTTCAAGGAACACTTCACCGAGATCCTCAAGAAAGCCTCCTATCGATTGGATGTGGTGTTTGGCCTTGAGCTGAAAGAAATCCTGCCACATGGTCAAGCATATGAGCTTGTGAGCAAGTTAGATTTCGAGGATGATGGAAGTAGGAGCAATGAGCTAGGTGTTCCTACCAGGGGCATTCTGATTGCTCTCCTCAGTGTGATCTACCTAAATAACTATTGTGCTGCCGAGGAGGATGTCTGGTATTTCCTGAATGCATTAGGAGTCTATGATGGGATCATGCACGTCTTCTTTGGGGATATCAGAAAGCTTATCACTGAGCAGCTAGTGCGGGAAGAATACCTAGTTTACCGTCAGGTTCCTAACAGTGATCCTCCCTCCTATCAGTTCCTGTGGGGCCGGAGAGCCTATGCTGAAACATGCCAGATAAAGGTGATGGAATTTTTAGCCAAGATCAGTGAAGCCTTGCCTGGGGTTTGCTTATCTCATTACGAGCAGGCTTTGattgaagaggaagagaaagcccaagctgcagctgcagccaAGTCTGGCACTAAAGGCAAGGCCAAGGGACGTACTAAGACCAAGTTAAGTCATCCTACTCACAAGTGA